The Pseudomonadota bacterium region CGATCTGCCGAGCGAGATCCCCGAGCACGCCCGCGGCCAGGGCTTCGTGGTGTTTCCCGACGACGGCTCCGCGCCCTGCCTCCTGCCCTACGGCGATGGGGCCCTCGGGTACAGTTGCCGGCACCAGGCGCTGGTGGAAACGCTGCGCCTTGCTGCCACCTCGCACTCCGGGGTCGAGTACCGGCCCGGCGTGCGCGTGCGCCGCATCGAGGGCCGTTCCCTGTATTACACCGAGAACGGCAGCAGCGGTTTTTTGACCGCCGATCGCATCGTGGGCGCGGATGGTCGCGGATCCATCGTGCGCACCAGCCTGGGCCTTTCCGTCGCACGGTCCATCAGTTCCCGGATGGTGGGTCTCGTGCTTCCCGACGCCGAGCTCCCGTTCGAGGGCTATGGGCATGTGTTACTGGGCGGCCCCGGTCCGGTCCTGGCCTATCGCATCGCCCCCCGTCACGTGCGCCTGATCCTGGACGTGCCCCTGCACGGCCCCGCGGGCCGCGAACGTGTGGCCTTTCTGTGGGATGGTTATGCCGATGTGCTGCCGGGGGCCCTGCGCGCGCCGTTTCGCGCCGTGCTCTGTGCCGGGGCCTTCGAGGGCGCGGCCAACGGCGTGCGTGGCCGCAGGGTCTATGGTCGCGGCGATCGGTTCCTGGTGGGCGATGCCGTCGGCTACCACCATCCCCTGACCGCCGTCGGCATGGCGCTCGGTTTCAAGGACGCCCTGTGCCTGGCCCACTGCCAGAGCGTGGCGGAGTATGGAGCCCGGCGCCGGCCGGCCAGCCGGGTGGCGGAGCTTTTGGCCGTCGGGCTTTATGAAGCCTTGGCGGACAGCGGCGACGAGGCCGTCGCGACCCGCCGGGCCATCTACGCGATGTGGCGCGGACGGGCGGCCGAACGCACCCGCACGATGGGCTATCTCGCCTGCCGGGACACGCGGGTGGTCCCCTTTGCCTGGGCCTTCTCCCGCACCCTAGGCCGGGCCCTGCGGGGCTTGGGCGGGGCCGCTTGGCGGAGCGGCCAATGGGGACACGCCGGCCGGGTCGCCGGCGCCTTGCTCGGGCGCTTGAGGTGGCTGGTTCTGGGGATCCTGAGCGGCCGGCGCCCCTCTCTCGCGTGGAACCGGGGAGGTTCGCACCGCTCCCCCCTCCCGATAGCGGACGGTGAGCTGGGGTAAGTTCTGGCTTGCGATGCTGAACCTTTATGACTGGGCGGGCCTCCACCCACTCGTGCCGGAACTCTGGGCCCTGCCGCGCCGGTTACCGATCCATCCGGAAAGGTTCTACTGTCACACCCGGCTCATCTACCTGGCGATGACCGTGATCTATGCCTCGCGCCATCAGATCCCACGCGGTCCGGTGATCGAGGTGTTACGCGCCGAGCTCTATCCCGCCGGGTACGGGGGTTTCCGCGAGCAGCGCGCGGCCTTGCGATCCGGGTACCTGTACGCGCGGCCAGGCCGCGCGTTGCGCTGTCTCTACGCGTTTTTTCTGTTCATGGAGAAGGCACGGCGCCGCGGCGCGGCGGAAGATCGTAGCGCGCCGAGCAACCGGCGAACCAGATTGGCACCGAGGTCCCCCTCGGTGCGCACGTGACGCACAAGGGCGGCCTGATTAGATTAGGATGGTCGTGTGTAAGAGCGTTGAGGACGGATCGAGATATGAGTTGTAGGATCAATCAGTTAAGGGAAACATCGTGATGACAACATCTTCTCTGATAGACCAGACCACCACACGACCAGTTGAACAGATGTTTTCGCGCTTGCCGTGTCGCGCGGGCCACTTCTTCATGGCCAGCATGAATGGTGGATTTGCCGTTGTCCTAAGCGTTTGTTGTCTCGTCGCGCTCGCCCAACCGGCCGCTGCAACGCCGGTTGTGGGTGACAGCAAGACTTTTTCCGGCGTCACGCCAGCGGTTTTTGAGTGCGTGAAGGCTACCAGTAAGAAAGAACACAACACCGACTACATTTCCGCGAATGGCAACAAAGGGGAGGCCGTTACCAAGGTGTCCTTGATCGGGACGGTTACTTTGGGTTTCAATCTTGATCCGGCAGCAAGCGCGATCAAATACACAATCAAATCGAAGCCGAACATTGTTGGCGCAAGTAAGATTTGGGATGGCACCCAAGAGACTATCGATCGCTGCAAGCAAGTAACTAAAGGGGCCGCCTATTAGCCAATGATGCAATGGCCCCATCCCTCTTTTCCTATGGGGATGGGCCACGATGGAAATGGTTTCAACCATCAAGAGAAACAAGGAGGGCCCACGATGAACATTACAAATTAAAACATTGTATATTGATTTGGCTGTCCGCGGAGCGAGCCCCAGAACTTCGGGAAGAAGACCTTCATGAAGAACAGCATCGTAGAGGAGAGCTGGGGTGC contains the following coding sequences:
- a CDS encoding FAD-dependent monooxygenase; translated protein: MARHYDVAVVGAGPVGAVAALAHARRGVRVALCEANPSSARRLAGEWLHPPAIQVLRELGIDLPSEIPEHARGQGFVVFPDDGSAPCLLPYGDGALGYSCRHQALVETLRLAATSHSGVEYRPGVRVRRIEGRSLYYTENGSSGFLTADRIVGADGRGSIVRTSLGLSVARSISSRMVGLVLPDAELPFEGYGHVLLGGPGPVLAYRIAPRHVRLILDVPLHGPAGRERVAFLWDGYADVLPGALRAPFRAVLCAGAFEGAANGVRGRRVYGRGDRFLVGDAVGYHHPLTAVGMALGFKDALCLAHCQSVAEYGARRRPASRVAELLAVGLYEALADSGDEAVATRRAIYAMWRGRAAERTRTMGYLACRDTRVVPFAWAFSRTLGRALRGLGGAAWRSGQWGHAGRVAGALLGRLRWLVLGILSGRRPSLAWNRGGSHRSPLPIADGELG